The following are encoded together in the Choristoneura fumiferana chromosome 4, NRCan_CFum_1, whole genome shotgun sequence genome:
- the LOC141427226 gene encoding oxaloacetate tautomerase Fahd2a, mitochondrial-like, whose protein sequence is MPTLTMAGAAMIARNTLFVSRSTLSCIKGYLSPKNTFNRSVSLAGFRYLSASPALNMKLVQYSHKGNSAICVGFLEGDNVVEIHKVDSSLPKTLLDILKNGDIDKVKKLKATKDAMIPLSSVDLQAPITGMDKVLCIGLNYKDHCEEQKLTPPPVPMIFSKFSSCVVGPSEAVKLRSATKPINHAYS, encoded by the exons ATGCCGACCTTGACCATGGCTGGAGCCGCTATGATTGCCCGAAACACTTTGTTTGTGTCACGGAGCACGTTATCTTGTATAAAAGGCTACCTTTCGccaaaaaatactttcaataGGTCTGTGTCTTTAGCCGGATTCAGATATTTGTCAGCTTCCCCCGCTTTAAACATGAAATTAGTTCAATATTCTCACAAAGGTAACTCCGCGATTTGCGTGGGGTTCCTAGAAGGAGATAACGTTGTTGAAATTCATAAAGTGGACTCCTCTTTACCCAAGACGCTGCTGGATATATTGAAGAATGGCGATATTGATAAAGTTAAAAa ATTAAAGGCAACAAAAGATGCTATGATCCCTCTCTCGAGTGTCGACCTTCAAGCTCCTATCACTGGCATGGACAAAGTACTTTGTATCGGACTCAATTACAAGGACCACTGCGAGGAGCAGAAATTGACTCCGCCGCCCGTCCCCATGATCTTCAGCAAGTTCTCCAGTTGTGTGGTTGGGCCCAGTGAAGCTGTCAAATTAAGGAGCGCTACAAAG
- the LOC141427634 gene encoding LOW QUALITY PROTEIN: large ribosomal subunit protein bL35m-like (The sequence of the model RefSeq protein was modified relative to this genomic sequence to represent the inferred CDS: inserted 1 base in 1 codon), producing MLRTAITAVRCIRPLALKQCKAARTIVKEVRSFTTLHQQVKSYSSSTLMPNMSLVNNPQILNMSKNITVPVRTVTKFSLXKGKRKTVKAVIRRFFRLHWGIWIRPMVGRSKKLWKKSPPQKRRLRQHVFTNATQTTLLDKMVTKCWKKPKYYVNDPYSPYHTREEFHVTRKHPEAKN from the exons ATGCTTCGCACTGCTATTACTG CTGTCCGTTGTATACGGCCCCTTGCATTAAAGCAATGCAAAGCTGCCAGGACGATTGTAAAAGAAGTCCGAAGTTTTACTACTCTACACCAGCAAGTCAAAAGCTATAGCTCTTCTACATTAATGCCAAATATGTCTTTGGTAAACAACCCACAAATACTGaatatgtctaaaaatataactgTTCCTGTTAGAACAGTAACAAAGTTCAGTC AAAAAGGTAAAAGGAAGACAGTCAAAGCCGTTATAAGAAGATTTTTCAGATTGCACTGGGGCATCTGGATCAGGCCTATGGTTGGAAGGTCCAAGAAGCTGTGGAAGAAATCTCCGCCACAGAAGAGGCGTTTGCGGCAGCATGTCTTTACTAATGCGACCCAAACAACATTACTTGATAAAATGGTGACCAAATGCTGGAAGAAAcctaaatattatgtaaatgaccCATACTCACCATACCACACAAGGGAAGAATTCCATGTAACTAGAAAACATCCAGAAGCAAAAAATTGA
- the LOC141427635 gene encoding MICOS complex subunit Mic60-like, producing MYKFTSHINNAKLVLVRKQLDGSCAALILMRTPHRHATGAHFNPDRCPPRNDGPPKSRRMLYGALGATLLTGAAVVYAKNSPDARNWIESNAPAFNDFIALVYQENTTYWKFTVNQFNKVTTIMSHFLFGKEGVSPMEFQTKPEQNLEEDAKEFFAPKKYPLPPPSFEPLYKEEIKIGTPEIETPVTLIQTDKCVPEAPPVIKITKDMVELEHDMHENTRGAVDGFKAATKHCERYNTALFRIVESSIDDLDRKDFNAMQGAQNERNTTEAKAKEAAAKARCAIETLDRMIKAGVQAPPESVAATKRYIKQFREDLNAAEATYKAEKEKAVLSDKYWNKVDHARKTYKRELEMLFPGIDLSSRKLNIRGDTDLLLLYTLRQVAYLQKEIAELQTVRELKMNRAIECHDEKKIIEAKVEDMIKKEQLQKDKEFNMKTLEIQAEAAKVLKEQLKKQFEIQQEVMQAALNRKEQEVMARYNRQVSEQIEKERVEFKRELAAMAGKLQAIEQTLKQRAAAEAEARRSQSLWAAAEALLAATRRADTRANVANEIKALEKAGKDDKLVQTVLKGIPQEVREKGIATEKTLREKFDAVSTINAISTISQRGAWIA from the exons atgtataaatttacgAGCCATATAAACAACGCAAAGTTGGTTTTG gtacgAAAACAACTAGATGGATCATGTGCAGCCCTTATTCTGATGCGAACACCACATCGCCATGCAACCGGCGCTCACTTCAACCCAGACCGGTGCCCCCCACGCAACGATGGCCCTCCAAAAAGCAGAAGAATGCTATATGGAGCCCTCGGTGCCACATTGTTAACTGGGGCTGCAGTTGTTTATGCAAA AAATAGCCCAGATGCCCGCAACTGGATCGAAAGTAATGCTCCTGCATTCAATGACTTCATAGCACTGGTGTACCAGGAGAACACAACTTACTGGAAGTTCACTGTAAACCAGTTCAACAAAGTCACTACTATTATGAGCCACTTTTTGTTTGGAAAG gaaGGAGTTAGTCCAATGGAATTTCAAACAAAACCCGAGCAAAACCTGGAGGAGGATGCTAAGGAGTTCTTTGCACCCAAAAAATATCCAT TGCCGCCGCCGTCTTTCGAACCGCTGTACAAGGAAGAAATCAAAATTGGGACGCCTGAGATCGAGACTCCAG TTACGTTGATCCAAACCGACAAATGCGTGCCCGAGGCACCTCCCGTGATCAAGATCACAAAGGATATGGTGGAGTTGGAGCACGACATGCATGAAAACACGCGGGGCGCTGTCGACGGCTTCAAAGCCGCTACGAAGCACTGCGAGCGCTATAACACGGCGCTCTTCAGg ATAGTGGAGAGCTCGATCGACGATTTGGATCGCAAGGACTTTAATGCGATGCAGGGGGCTCAGAACGAGCGGAACACCACCGAAGCTAAGGCTAAGGAGGCCGCGGCTAAGGCTCGATGCGCTATCG AGACCCTGGACCGCATGATCAAGGCGGGAGTGCAGGCGCCCCCCGAAAGCGTGGCGGCGACTAAGCGGTACATCAAACAGTTCCGCGAGGACCTCAACGCTGCCGAGGCCACCTATAAGGCCGAGAAGGAAAAGGCCGTGCTCAGCGACAAGTATTGGAACAAG GTGGACCACGCCCGCAAAACGTACAAGCGCGAGTTGGAGATGCTGTTCCCGGGCATTGACCTCAGTAGCCGCAAGCTGAACATCCGCGGCGACACCGACCTGCTGCTGCTTTATACCCTGAGACAG GTGGCGTACCTGCAAAAAGAAATAGCAGAACTGCAAACAGTGAGGGAATTGAAAATGAACCGAGCTATCGAAT GTCACGACGAAAAGAAGATAATCGAAGCAAAAGTCGAAGACATGATTAAAAAAGAACAGCTTCAAAAGGACAAGGAATTCAATATGAAG ACTCTGGAAATTCAAGCAGAGGCAGCCAAAGTCCTAAAAGAGCAGCTCAAGAAACAGTTCGAAATACAACAAGAGGTCATGCAGGCGGCACTTAACAGGAAGGAACAAGAG GTGATGGCACGGTACAATCGCCAGGTGTCCGAGCAGATAGAGAAGGAACGCGTCGAGTTCAAGCGAGAGCTCGCAGCCATGGCCGGGAAGCTACAAGCCATCGAACAGACGCTCAAAC AGCGGGCggcggcggaggcggaggcgcgGCGCTCGCAGTCGCTGTGGGCGGCGGCCGAGGCGCTGCTGGCGGCCACTCGCCGCGCCGACACGCGCGCTAACGTCGCCAACGAGATCAAGGCGCTGGAGAAGGCCG GTAAAGACGACAAGTTAGTGCAAACGGTGCTTAAAGGTATCCCTCAAGAGGTGCGCGAAAAGGGTATCGCCACCGAAAAAACGTTGCGGGAGAAGTTTGATGCGGTAAGTACGATAAATGCGATAAGTACGATATCGCAGAGAGGTGCTTGGATTGCGTAG